In the Hermetia illucens chromosome 1, iHerIll2.2.curated.20191125, whole genome shotgun sequence genome, cttcggtgctgacgttgccaccatatattttgccttgccttcattgatgtgcagcccaagatctcgcgccgcctgctcgatctggatgaaggcagtttgtacgtctcgggtggttcttcccatgatgtcgatatcgtcagcataggccagtagttggatggacttgaagaggatcatacctcttgtatttacatcagcatcacggattactttctcgaaggccaggttaaagaggacgcatgatagcgcatccccttgttgtggaccgttgttgatgtcgaatggtcttgagagtgatgctgctgcttttatctggcctcgcacattggtcaggatcagcctagtcagtcttattaatttcgtcgggataccgaattctttcatggtcgtgtacagttttaccctggctatgctatcataggcgactttaaagtcgatgaagagatggtacaactgttgtccatattccaacagtttttccatcgcttgtcgcagagagaaaatctgatctgttgctgatttgcctggagtgaagcctctttggtatggaccaatgatgctctgggcgtatggggctatcgggcctagcaagatagcggagaatatctcatagatggtactcagcaacgtgatacctctataattgctgcactgtgtgatatctccctttttatgtatgagacaaataatgcctcgttgtcaatcgtcaggcattgattcgctgtcccataccttgagcacaagttgatgaaccacttggtctaactggtcgcctccatatttaaccaattcggctgtaattccatcggctcctggcgacttatgattttttaaccgatgaattgcaaggactgtttctcctaaacttggtggtggcagtatttgtccgtcatcttcagttggcgggacctccaactcgccgatgtctcggcaggatgagcatcgagatgtataaggcttcatcctgctgacttgttggtaaaacttgcgcgcctggtgcggttgctccctgtacttttctagttcgcagacttgttggttctgccaggcttcctttttcagtctgtgaagtcgcttctccgctcgacggagttcgtgataagtctctgcgcgtgcccgcgttctttgagaatgtaacattactcggtatgcggcattcttccgttccgttgccggCTTACATTAATTATCAAACGAGCCCTTCCGActacttttgcggctggggccaagtatgtttgtgaccgtatccatgataacgttcttcaggtgattgtgaagatcatttgttgatgcttcatctccaggtcctctgttgactgcagttattgcggcatccatttccctcttataggtgtcgcagagggttgtgttgtggatggcttcagtgttaactctcacctgcttgtcagaggggattctaggtggaattgttattcgagctcggaacaccatgccaacgagatagtgatccgagtctatattggcccccctatatgttttgacattcattaaagctgagaggtggcggcgttcgatcaacacatggtcaactaggttgaaagtggccccatctggagaggcccaagtctgtttgtggaccgctttccgcggaaaccaggtacttccaacaaccatttcgtgtgaccctgctaattgaataatccgctccgttatcatttgttttttcgtgtaagttatgggagccaacgtatcgcctgaatacgggctccttccctatttggctgttaaaatccccaagtatgattttgatatcatatctgggacaggcttcgagggttcgttctactgcctcgtagaaggtatccttctccgactctgcagtctcctctatggggcgtgaacgtttatgaggcttatatttctaaacttgcctcgcaagcgcagagtgcatagccgttcgcttatgttttcaaagccgataacagcaggtttcattttttggctgactaaaaaacctactccgagcacatggtttactggatgaccgctataatatatggtgtagcggttcttctccaggaaaccgatccctgtccattgcatctcttgtaacgctgttatatcagccccatattgggacagggtatcggctagctgctcatcagcttcatctctgtacagggagcgcacgttccatgagaaaatgcgcaaatcgttgatccgttgtcgttgccgggtccgtcgttttaaagtccgtcctgtccgaggctcctgttgtgggttcgtaacaagttgttttccatgtaggcttgtcagccctacccaacccccaacctggaggaccagttagtacaatttgtcccgtttttaggcgcgggagactcgccttcatccttctccgtctgcagcttttcgttaagaaagagctcccagcggtcaccacgtggaagtggagatagggtttggtagtaaagctgttggtgttggttcagcaggtatttcccaggttgtatgctccatcgtgggtaccaatccacgtttcgccctgggacctatactaccccttgACCACCATATACCGCCTGTTGCTATTGGAAAATGTGAATGAATTTAACTTTACGATTCACGTGAAAATTGatatcaatttcggaaagtactaatcggggtcCGTCattaatatcccacatgacatcagtgtaaaaaatatttgaatcccTCCTGTGCATGTATGGTTCCGGGGGGATATTTTCTGCGGCATGTAAACAGCAGAAACCGGTACTGTTGGCTAACTCTGAGAAACTTCCAAGTGAATCATCCTCCTACCGACACATATATCTTCTGTATAGTAGTAGTAGATTACCCCCGCCTGCTAAAATCCAAGCAGTCTTTTCTGATCGACAGTATAGGTTCCGTAGAGCCAGATCCATTGACGCGCTCAAATTGGGCACCGGCTTGAACGAAGATTCACGAGATTCACGGAAAGTGTATTACTGACCCTGGAGCTGAAAATTGCTGTAAAAATGGGCAGATATCAATCCTCAAATTGATATCTATTCAACAATTCTTGAATTGTTGATGGCTGCCGGAATAGGTACAATAATCCTCAAATTGTACGCTGAAGGAAGCAAGAAGAAAATACtgcttttcacttttctttggCTTGTGGCTCGGTTTATTACTATCGCTTTGTTTTTATACAAGAAATCTTATAACtaagcaatttacaatttacacatttttgttTACATGACCTATTGATTCATTTctgttcagcattttttttgaactgctattatgttgtagtaattaatattgatttgTGCGAAAGTAAACCAATGTGTCGATGCACTTACTAATTTTAGCTTACTGCTTACATAGTTATTTTTGTGTGATTCGAACATTCTGCCCACCTACATATGTCTGAAGTACATATTATAGAACAAgacaaaattgagaaatttgttATATTTGATTAATATTTATTAGCATTAGCATAATTTAGTTGACATTTAATTTGTTGACGGTATGTCGCACCATTTTGTGGTGGGAAGCGGAAGTTGAATCGTCTGACTTCTTTTTCTTATAAAGAGCAAAATTCCAGTGATGATAGTGCATGATACAAGCGCTGATACTCCGGCTGCAGTTCCATGGTGAACGATCGGTTTCCACGCTATTGTTTCGTCGTGCTCCTCAAAGTTGAATGCTGCCTGTATGTGCGTGCGAAGGTTTCAGCGGACCAGatagttagatactagacagctaccacactcccccttgcccctcaaggggggaaatcagtgcgagtacacacgatctcaaattgttttgcccttgagcatgagccaGATGTActgaaaacccgatcagctgtgtttgacataccgcccggacttgccaatgtattggtgagattggcaagtttttgcttatgtataagtgaatacgtgaaacaactttttgctatatgggtgagcacggcgtagtaccagaatagcaaaagcttaccgatctctctcttaccaatacgatttgacgaagattatgccgtTTCCTtttttagcgtctctgatgtgtacagataagcttctgcaagcacatttgcaagtggggtaatttttgtaagggtactgcctatagtagatctactgtgcagCGGACGTTATGAATGAAGTGTTTAGCGTTGGAAACGTCATTAGGTTTAGGCTTATGTTAATGTGTGGTTCCTTAGGCTTGAAATAAACGCTGAATGTGGACCCCTTTTCCTCTTGGTCCGAAATTAATACGAATTGTGGGGTGTCGAAGTAGCTGGACGGGTGTGGATGCGGACGGAGGTAGCTGGCTGATGCCAGAATCCTTTAGGCTATATTCGTGGCGAACTCCGtgacacaacgtgaatatagttATTGGCGGGGGACTTCCAAAAATTCTAATTATGAAGAGCGATCTAAACTGTAGAATTGAGcgtaaatattttggaaatgcaGCCTTTGCCGGCCATGGAACTGAATATTTTGTGAATTACGCAGTTTTTACTTCCCCTGAACTCGTATATTGTATTTGCGTTTATGATGTACAAAGTGTCGTTTATCCAGGTCGCTCTATTGAAGGTAGCTGCGTCAAGGTCGTAGTATAGTTGTTTGTTGTAGTCAACCGCTAAGAATTTCGATGGAAAGTCCATAACTGCATACGTATCCTTTTCGTTGATTCGTTTAGGAACTGCTGTCGGCTTTATGAGCTCGAACTGGTTTGTATCGATGATTTGTAGATAAGCAAAGATCGTCAATTCGTTTTCTATGTGTGTAGTCTCAATGCGATTCATAGGTATGTGATACACTTTATGCTGATCTGGTAGTAGCTGTTCGGTACGGTTAATCACCTGGTACAATTCTGCGATGTTAAAACATTCTATAACCCCATTTTTGGTGTACAGACTGTTCAGAATAGACGAATACTTGTGATTCAGCTCAGATAAAAAGTTTTCCGCTCGTTGATAGGTACTTAGGAACTGCAAGTTAATCGATTGTTGCGCTATACCATTTTGTGTATTCGTTAATGACGCTTGTTACATGGTTCAGATGACTGTTGAAGTCTGCCAGTTTTAGTTGCATTTTTTCATTGGTTCATTGTCTGTAACGCGCTTAACATCAGTTTTCCATGCTGTCGattagcttgaatgagtttttgTTGGTTTGTGTTTAAATCGTCGATGTCATGATATACACTGTTAGCATGTCCCCGAGTACTCcacgccttttttaaggttttgtgtgaaacaaaaccttattagaatcgattcgatgtctgtctgtccgtctgtctgtctgtctgtctgtctgtctgtccgtctgtctgtctgtctgtctgtctgtctgtcacagccgatttattcggaaacggctgaaccgattgtcacgaaaattagtagaagtgtgtgatctgccgttccctttacatgcagcaactgacgccattttgcgttaagtttaagggggggctccccatacatgtaaaaggagggtgcaaaattttttttcgtaaaatgtggccatgtgggatatcaaatgaaaggtcttaattagtacttttcgaaactggttcaatatttgatattgggtgaaacgtaggggagtgagggctcaaaatatgacccccaaaaagtgtaacaggtctcgttctcagaacctatccaaccgaaaaatctgaaaaaaatctcagtagtgcatctatacgaaatctaggcctcaaaatatatccggttccgatatctgcacaaataaagttaataatactatatttacacattttagaaatttacccggcaccccccttacgctcatcccagaagtacaaaatttggcatgcatataatgaagaacataatgcacaatttggtcaagtttgaagaaaattctactattattaacaaagttatagagggtaaaactttacaattttttgtgaatttcgtgcactgtacaacctgcacgacgtcattatcacatatcaattcgtccataccacaacgaagtaagttcgtataaattggctggaaaagaattattttgttttagttctttaatcatttgtatataaatatcaattattccaacgagacatgtgtgtatgtagggatatagtatatgcgtgctaatgaactttgtgggtagagcctaattcagatagatataagaagtaaatcggaaatatgggtacgatcaatttatatacgtgcatatatacgtacagtattcggaaataggcagtttgtttggttagaatgagcataatatctatggctgtaatatgtacgtatgtctcgtagttttgtagctgtataggggtagaaaaatgtgcgttgaaatttcttagataagatgaacacaaaacctttatacccgaagcgcgagcttccggtattctgacttgtttttggATGCATAAAAACCAACGTGtgaatcttctggtgaaccTCTTGATTTAACTCTTGTAATTGTTGGCTGAGATCTGCACACTGTATTTCCGATGTAGCGGCGCGACCTAAGCGGCATAGTTTGGTTATCTTTTCGGCTACTGATGTTGCAGTTATGCTATCGTTTTTGACGTCATTCCTTGGTATCGTAAGACTTATCCTGAGTATTTCCCTGTTAGTATATGCGTATCCTAGATGTTCGATGTATATTCCACTAGGAATTGATGTTATGTTCAATGCTGTACTTATCGATGGGAGGAGACACAATTGAAAGGTGAGATTGATTGTTGGCAGCATGTTTTCTTCGTAGTTGGTTCGTTGGTTGGCTTAGCAGTTCTTCGTTTCCGGTTGACTTTAGTGGGTTGACTGTCCTGTTTGTTCGCGGAGGCATGTTCATTCTTGTTAGAACCCTCTGGAATGTTCACTGGATGGTGGTCTTCAATAGGTAGAGCCGCTAACTTGACGATTGGTCTCTTGGTAATACGGCCATGTAATTTAATTGTTGCTGCGCGAACTAGACCGTCTGCACCAGGATGAACCTCAGTGATACGAGCTAATGGCCACTTTGATGGAGGATAATTCTCGCTCTTGACTAATATCAGTTGTCCGGGTTCCATGTTCGGCTTTGTCTTCATCCATTTTGGCCTTTGTTGCAACCTTGAGATGAACTCATCTGACCACCGGTTCCAAAATTGTTTTACAATTTGCTGTGTCAGTTTCCATTTTTTCAGCAGGTGTAGTTCTTCGTTCGGGGTTTCTTGCGGGATTGATATGAGTGGTTCGCCAATCAAAAAATGCGCGGGGGTGAGTGCTTCCAGATCATTAACGTCGTCGCTGATGGGCATAAGTGGTCGACTATTAAGAACTGCTTCCATCTGGGTGAGAACCATATACATTTCCTCCATTACTAACAAGCTGTCACCGATTACTTTCTGCAGATGCAGTTTGACTGACTTCACCCCAGCTTCCCATAAtcctccgaaatgaggacagcTCGGGGGTATCAAGTGCCAGCTACCGTGGACTGAACGGTTTTCATCATCTGCATGAATTGGTGTTTTATTTCTTTACTGGCTGCTACGAAATTTGTACCACAATCAGAATACAAATCCGAGCACAAACCGCGCCGGGACACCAATCGTTTGATTGCTGCAAGACACGCTTGTCCAGAGAGATCACTCacaacctccaagtgaatgtcCTTGGTCTTCAAGCAGATAAAGAGTGCTATATAGGATTTCATCGTTTTAGCGCCTCTGCCTGATGACCATTTTAGTTGCATTGGTCCGGCAAAATCCAGTCGCAGGTTTAGAAGGCTGACAGGGGTGACTCGTGTTTCAGGTAACGCTCCCATTAACTGTTTTCCTGGCTTTGCGTTTGATTTAAAATAGGTTATGCATTTGTGGATGCATGTTTTTACCAATTTGGAAGACTGCAATATCCAGTACTGTCTTCTGATTTCTGCTTGGGTTACTTGATTGCCTCCATGCAAAGTGCGCAAATGGTATGCTCTTACGATCAATTCGGACAACTTGCAGTCAGGACTTAGAATCACTGGATGCTTACGATCGTCCGATAATAGTGAGTGTCGCAGTCTTCCGCCCACCCTGTGGATCCCCTCAGAATCAGTGATCGGTGCCAGCTGGAATAATTTTGAAGTAGCTGGAACTGGTTGTCCCTTGCCCAACCTTTCTATCTCATCTGTGAAAGATAGTGCTTGGGATAGCCGTATACATGCCATTTCGGCGTTGTTGAGTTCTGAAGTTGGCAGGGTTGCAGGGTTGGTGACTTAAAGCGAAGGCAATATGCCACAATTCTAGTTAGTTTTGCGAAGTCGGAGTACCTCCCCAGTATACTATCGTCGAAAGTGAACTTCGCAACCTTCGCAACTTTGCAGGAGGTCTCAGGCTTCCCCTCGAGTGTCGTGGTAATGTCGATTGCCCTTGACGAGTAGTTGATTGGTTTGTGTTGCAGCCACTCGGGTCCGTTCCACCACAAGTCGCTTTTGAGGAGCTGAGAAGCAGTCACTCCCCGTGACGCTATGTCCGCCGGGTTCCACTCTGTATCGACGTGTCTCCATTGACTAGAGTTGCTCGTAGCCTGGATTTTGCTCACCCTATTTGCGACGAACGTTTTCCACCTGGCTGGGTGATCACTCAACCAAGCGAAGGCAATGGTCGAATCCGTCCAGTAAAATTCAGCTGTGTCGGCAGGGAATTCGCTGGCTTGCTTCACGTGTTTCATCAATCTGCATAGTAGGACGGCACCGCTCAATTCTAGCCGGGGTACTGACTGTACCTTTAAAGGTGCCACTTTCGATTTCGATGTTAATGTGTTCGCAGATACCGTGCCATCCGGATGTATCACTCGAAGGTAAATCACCGCTGCAGAAGCTGCCATTGACGCGTCGCCGAAACCATGGAGTTCTACCTTGCAGCGATCAGACGTCTGTATGTATCGTGGTATTTGAAGTTGTGATAACGCTGGCCACTCCTTTATGTAGGTCAACCACTCGATTTTCAACTGGGCAGGTACGGACTTATCCCAGTCCAGTTTCTGAGGCCACAACCTTCGGATAAATATCTTGCTAACTATTATGATGGGCTGGATCCAACCAAGCGGATCGAATAATCTTGCAGCATTGGATGTAATTATTCGTTTCGTAACTGGCTCGTTCGCTGAGATGTAAGGCAGTTTCACTTTAAATGTCGTCTCTAGGAATCCATTGCGAACCCAATGTCTTGACGGTATTCTCCAGATTGATGTTGACTACGTCAGACGTTTCCCGGTCAGTGGTGCTTACATGTTTCAGAACCTCCTCATAATTCGCGGACCATTTGCGAATGTTAAATCCAGCTTTTTTGAGAACGGTCACAATATCGTTTTGCAATTTCGCTGCACCTTCTATGGTCGAGGATCCGGTCAGTAAGTCATCTACATAGAAGTCCTTTTTGATGATTTCACTTGCTGATGGTACCGTGAATTGCTCGTCTTCAGCGACCTGTTGTCGTGTACGTGTTGCTTGGAAGGGAGCACTGGCGGTGCCATAATTCACTGTGTTTAGCTGGTAGTGCTTTATTGGACCTTGGGGTTCTGGTCTCCAAACAATTCGCAGTAAGTCGCAGTCTCGACTGTCCACGAGTATCTGTCGGTACATCTTCTCAATGTCAGCAGCCAATGCGTATTTATGCCTCCTCCATCGCAGCAATATTTCAAAGATGGTGTATTGCGTATTTGGTCCCACCATTAGGATATCGTTCAACGAGGTGCCGGAGGACGTTTTATGGGACGCATTGAATACGACGCGAACTTTCGTAGTTGTGCTGTCCTCTCTAACTACAGCATGATGTGGCAAGTAGTATGAGTGTTTGCAAAAAATTTCTGCGGACGGCACCTCGCGCATATGTCCCAATTCCAGATATTCCTTTAGGAATGCATTGTACTGCGCTTTGAGCTCAGGATTCCGTTCGAGTTTTGTCTCTGTCTGGCGGAGGCGTATGACAGCGTCTTTTAATGACGGATGCAGCAGGATCGAGAGGTTCATGTCAGGCTTAATCGGCAGCCTGACTATGTATCGGCCTGACGTTGGATCCCTCTTAGTAGTTCGGATGAACTGCCTTTCGCAGTCTGCTTCCTCTTGGGTGAGGATTCGTTCTTGTGGCAACTCTTCCTGTTTCCATAATTTTCGTATGTCAGCATCTAGCTGTTCGATGCTAACCATACTGATGGAAGGTTCTGCTGTTCGTGTTACTTGGTTGACAGGCCCGGACAGGATCCAACCGATTTTGGATTTTTGAGCCAAAACTTTGGTATTCTTTATCAGGATTACGCCATTTTCCAATAGATCGCCATAAACGTCAGCACCCAGGAGGACGTCGATCTTCCCCGGAATGTGATACGATGAATCAGCTAAGTACTCCTGCCTCAATTCAGTTATCTTACATGGTGTCTTGGACTGGGGAATCTTGTCCGTTATATGGTTTACGACGACAAGAGATAAGTAAACACCTTGTCGACCATTTCTCTTTgcattgagcagatatcgctcCCTTGCTGCTCGTTGAATGACTCCCGATGCCGCTGATTGTCAGATTTATCGCTCGACGTGGTAGCCATAAGAGTTGCGCCGCAGCTTCACTGATGAACGAACGCTGGGACCCTTGATCGACCAATGCACGCAAAAGAATGAATGTTTCTTGGATGTCCTTTACTCGAATCCTTGCTGTAGCCAATAGAACAGCCGTAATGTCGACGCCACTGTTGATAGCATTCAGCGATGAGACTTGTTGTTCTGGATTCGGCAAAGCTGAAGATGCAGCTCTATTCGACGATGCTTGGTGTAACATTGAGTTATGATTTTTTCCACACAGTTTGCACCCTTTGCGTGATGGGCAGTTTCTGGCTGCATGAGCCTCGTGCAAACAATTCTAGCACAGCCGCAAACATGCTACCAACTCTCGTCGTCTGGCTATGTCTGATATTAGAAATGTGTCGCATTGGGAAATTCGCTGATCGCCCTGGCATACTCGGCAGACGGTTCCCGTTGCTTGTGCTGAGTGTGCCCCTACTTTCACCGTCTTGCGTTGGGTAATCTGCACTGCTTCCAGTATTGTGAACCGTTGATGCAAGAAGGTCGTGAATTGATTCAAAGTTGGTATCTCGTTCGAAGAACCAATAAATTTCTGCCATTCAGAATTACTTTCAGTGCCCAATTTTTGTTGCAGGATGTACACCATGATTAGGTCGACTAAATCTGCTCCCAATGATTCAGTATTGGCACGGAATTGCTCGGTCGTGTCCAATATGCGCTTGATACATATCGCACTAGCTGGAGTGCTGGTCGGTAAACTCCATATGCCCTTCATGTAGGCATTCCCGATGGACCTCTTATTGTTGTATCGTTCCTTCAGTAACTTCCATGCTGACGCATAATTAGTCTCTGTTAGAGTGAGGTGGCGTGTCAATTGTTCTCCCTCGCCGTTGACCGACGCACGAAGATACTGAAGCTTTTGTACACCACTTAATTTGTTGTTGTCGTGCACCATGACCTTGAATAAGTCATGGAATGCTGCCCTTCCTTTCCAGCCTTACTACGTCTGCATCTGAACTGCTGGACGTTGACTGCTCTCCGCAGCTATGTAACCGGCAATGTTTTGACGGAATACCACCGCACATTCGCCCCAGGCATCCTTGGCCTCCTCGTACTCTTTCATGTACTGCGCAAGCAGTACGGCATCCTGAGCCCTCACGGCCTTCACCCTTCCATGTAAGGCTTCGCAGTTCGCCCATGCTCGCTTTAGCGTCTCCTCTCGGTATTGAAAATATTGTAGGTTGTATCGCGTCCTCGAATCCTTCTTGAAGTTCCGAATCAGACGAAGAACTTCCTCCAGATTGTGTCGTTGCTCGCTGATCACGTTTTTTGTGGATGCTGAACCTCCTTGTTCTGCCTGTCCCGGAGCCATTGTAGTATGCGGTAATATCGACGAATGACTGAATGTGTAGGATGTCTGAAAATATTGGCTCGACCAGATATCCGgctcaattggaatctaatacggaaagcCCTGGCGAAATTGATGATAAATCCCGGGAGCATGTTATTTTTGTGAGTATCCCACAATACTCCGTATTGGACAAACTACCGTGGAACATCGTGTGCAAAGATGTGATGACCGAAGCGTAGcttagttataagcaacacgtgcaggcATAATTGCGATAAGGCATTCACTAGAAGTATGGCCTTGGCAAGGATGAATGCGGGAGGGCTACTATGTACTTttagattgcttatagccagagtggtgaggtcgattatgctctatgcaactACAGTTTGGAGTgaagtctacaggaggacagcaccAAGTGTGTGCTCTACCTTCagggactgtctcagatgatgcagcatccgTCATCTCGGGAACTGTTGCaggttgacatcttggcagatgagatgacgaacatatatttACAATGCGAAATCGTCAGTCTCGAAAGGAAAAGGTCTGTAAATATATGCAAGAGCGCTGAGGACACTTGGGATATATCGATCGGTTGACGTCATCCATGCCATCCAGGAGTAGTTGCAAAGATGACACGGAGTGGTTGGAGACACGACACGGGGCACGgatgatatcgccagtaccgGCACAGATTTAAACGGCCTACTTCTTCCAATTATCCAACCTGCGATGTAGTCGAAagtcttccactgtccaagatttgaggaagaaaggaagaacctagaggggaCAGTGATAAAAATGCTAGTGTGTGGCTGTCTAGGCGAGTATTTTTTGAAGATGTCCatcatctcaaaaaaaaaaaaacacaaaaagggGGACAGACTTGAATCGATTGTAATAAtgttttatttcaaacaaaaccggGTTGCAGAATTGACTAAAATTAATTAACTGTTTTAAAATGTGGTCAGCGCAATAGCCAAATAGTATATGTGTCAAATTTGAAGCGAATCAATACAATAGTTTGTTTGAAATCTTTACCTCGCGAACCAAAAAGGCACGGTTTGAGAAGCATGCGTTTAAATTTTACGAGCACGTTTTAGTTTACGCACCTAAATCTGGATGGATACTACATGTTATGCTGGATGGATACTAc is a window encoding:
- the LOC119658791 gene encoding uncharacterized protein LOC119658791, which translates into the protein MEEMYMVLTQMEAVLNSRPLMPISDDVNDLEALTPAHFLIGEPLISIPQETPNEELHLLKKWKLTQQIVKQFWNRWSDEFISRLQQRPKWMKTKPNMEPGQLILVKSENYPPSKWPLARITEVHPGADGLVRAATIKLHGRITKRPIVKLAALPIEDHHPVNIPEGSNKNEHASANKQDSQPTKVNRKRRTAKPTNEPTTKKTCCQQSISPFNCVSSHR
- the LOC119658865 gene encoding uncharacterized protein LOC119658865, whose translation is MLHQASSNRAASSALPNPEQQVSSLNAINSGVDITAVLLATARIRVKDIQETFILLRALVDQGSQPASGVIQRAARERYLLNAKRNGRQGVYLSLVVVNHITDKIPQSKTPCKITELRQEYLADSSYHIPGKIDVLLGADVYGDLLENGVILIKNTKVLAQKSKIGWILSGPVNQVTRTAEPSISMVSIEQLDADIRKLWKQEELPQERILTQEEADCERQFIRTTKRDPTSGRYIVRLPIKPDMNLSILLHPSLKDAVIRLRQTETKLERNPELKAQYNAFLKEYLELGHMREVPSAEIFCKHSYYLPHHAVVREDSTTTKVRVVFNASHKTSSGTSLNDILMVGPNTQYTIFEILLRWRRHKYALAADIEKMYRQILVDSRDCDLLRIVWRPEPQGPIKHYQLNTVNYGTASAPFQATRTRQQVAEDEQFTVPSASEIIKKDFYVDDLLTGSSTIEGAAKLQNDIVTVLKKAGFNIRKWSANYEEVLKHVSTTDRETSDVVNINLENTVKTLGSQWIPRDDI